In a genomic window of Sulfurisphaera tokodaii str. 7:
- a CDS encoding uL15 family ribosomal protein, with amino-acid sequence MTVRKEKKSRKYRGYRTHGWGTKGQHRDRGAQGSRQIGMHKEKWSWLVKYGEGWYGKHGFVNPTSKVYNVITMRKLQELIEKGEIKIKDENGKKVVDLTEYRYDKLIGSSGLKIPLVIKVNMASKKAIEKVKELGGQIILTTSE; translated from the coding sequence ATGACTGTGAGAAAAGAAAAGAAAAGCAGAAAATATAGAGGATATAGGACTCATGGTTGGGGAACAAAAGGACAACATAGAGATAGAGGTGCACAAGGAAGTAGGCAAATTGGAATGCATAAGGAAAAATGGTCATGGTTAGTAAAATATGGAGAAGGATGGTATGGAAAGCATGGATTTGTTAATCCTACAAGTAAAGTGTATAATGTTATTACAATGAGAAAGCTTCAAGAACTTATTGAAAAAGGCGAAATAAAAATAAAGGATGAGAATGGAAAGAAAGTAGTTGATTTAACTGAATATAGATATGATAAACTTATAGGCTCATCTGGACTAAAAATACCACTAGTAATTAAGGTGAATATGGCCAGTAAAAAAGCAATTGAAAAAGTTAAGGAATTAGGAGGACAAATTATATTAACCACAAGTGAATAG
- a CDS encoding 50S ribosomal protein L19e has product MPEFALQRRLAAELTNVGENNVKFNTNYLDDIASAITRDEIRKLIKEGKIIIEKKKGISSGRLKEKKEKRRKRGEKRKSGSRKGPAGARRGKKEQWVLKIRKIRTYLKWLRDNDVIDKKTYRLAYRKAKGNSFRNLSDVKNYLKQLGVKVE; this is encoded by the coding sequence ATGCCAGAGTTTGCTCTTCAAAGAAGACTTGCAGCAGAGCTTACTAATGTTGGAGAAAATAATGTGAAATTTAATACAAATTACTTAGATGATATAGCCTCAGCTATAACTAGAGATGAGATTAGAAAATTAATAAAAGAAGGAAAAATTATTATAGAGAAAAAGAAAGGTATTAGTAGTGGGAGACTAAAAGAAAAGAAAGAAAAGAGGAGAAAAAGAGGAGAAAAAAGGAAGAGTGGAAGTAGAAAAGGACCAGCTGGCGCAAGAAGAGGTAAGAAAGAGCAATGGGTTCTAAAGATTAGAAAAATAAGAACATACTTGAAATGGCTCAGAGATAATGATGTTATAGATAAGAAAACATATAGATTAGCATATAGAAAAGCTAAAGGAAACTCTTTTAGGAATCTCTCTGATGTAAAAAATTATCTTAAACAATTAGGCGTGAAGGTGGAGTGA
- a CDS encoding 30S ribosomal protein S5 has protein sequence MAEEVPVINPEEWKPRTKVGQLVKEGKITSMKEIFEKNYPITEPEIVDVLLPKLKYEVMDIKIVQKQTDAGEISKYKVLIVMGNMDGYVSYGTGKAKQLRVAIQKAIKNAKMNIIPVRRGCGSWECTCGEAHSLPFKVYGKAGSVEVLLMPAPKGTGLVVGPALKTLLTYAGIKDAWSLTRGSTYTTENFIKAGYNALYNTYKFVTPVDWMRRK, from the coding sequence ATGGCAGAAGAGGTTCCTGTAATTAACCCAGAAGAATGGAAACCTAGAACAAAAGTAGGTCAGTTAGTTAAAGAAGGAAAAATAACATCTATGAAAGAAATCTTTGAGAAAAATTATCCAATAACAGAGCCAGAAATAGTGGACGTGTTATTACCTAAATTGAAATACGAAGTAATGGACATAAAGATAGTGCAAAAGCAAACTGACGCTGGTGAAATATCTAAGTACAAGGTTTTAATCGTAATGGGAAATATGGATGGTTATGTCAGTTATGGTACTGGCAAGGCTAAACAATTAAGAGTAGCTATCCAAAAAGCCATAAAGAATGCTAAAATGAACATAATCCCAGTTAGAAGAGGATGTGGAAGTTGGGAGTGTACCTGTGGTGAAGCTCATAGTTTACCTTTTAAAGTCTATGGAAAGGCTGGGAGTGTTGAGGTTTTGCTAATGCCAGCTCCAAAAGGTACTGGGCTGGTAGTTGGTCCAGCTCTAAAAACTTTATTGACTTATGCAGGAATTAAAGATGCATGGTCTTTAACTAGAGGATCTACATATACTACAGAGAACTTTATAAAGGCTGGATATAATGCACTTTATAATACATATAAGTTTGTTACTCCAGTGGATTGGATGAGGAGGAAGTAA
- a CDS encoding 50S ribosomal protein L30, giving the protein MTRLLGIIRIRGYAGTPWYIQDTLKMLRLPRRFNAMVYEDSSSIRGMLKIAEPYITWGELNEEGLKLLLTRLHTKIGNLKITDDILKSQLKIESYNLFVKKIMDGEIKLHKLDDYFKLPIRLHPPSGGFKGKINRPFSVKGEFGYRGEKINELIKRMV; this is encoded by the coding sequence ATGACTAGACTTTTAGGAATTATTAGAATAAGAGGATATGCAGGCACTCCCTGGTATATCCAGGATACATTGAAAATGCTAAGATTACCAAGAAGATTTAATGCAATGGTGTATGAAGATTCATCATCCATTAGAGGGATGTTGAAAATAGCTGAACCTTACATAACATGGGGAGAGCTAAATGAAGAAGGACTTAAATTACTTCTAACTAGATTACATACTAAAATAGGTAATCTTAAAATAACAGATGACATACTTAAAAGTCAATTAAAGATAGAAAGTTACAATTTATTTGTAAAGAAGATTATGGACGGAGAAATAAAACTGCATAAACTTGATGATTATTTCAAATTACCTATACGACTTCACCCACCAAGTGGTGGTTTTAAAGGAAAAATAAATAGACCTTTTAGTGTTAAAGGTGAATTTGGTTATAGAGGAGAAAAAATTAATGAACTAATTAAGAGGATGGTATAA
- a CDS encoding 50S ribosomal protein L18: protein MAHGPNYRVKYRRRREGKTNYYKRYTYVINNTTRLVVRLTNKYIIAQIAKFNPKGDVIVVAAHSMELAKKFGWKGDLNNTPAAYLTGYLLGVRALKAGIKEAVADIGLFVPVKGSRIFTAIKGAIDAGLSIPVGDLGIKEDRIKGVHIASYAQKLEAENPELFKRLFSKYLERGLHPKDLPSHFEEILNKIKSGGA from the coding sequence ATGGCACATGGTCCTAATTATAGAGTAAAGTATAGGAGAAGAAGAGAAGGAAAAACTAATTATTATAAGAGATATACATATGTTATAAACAACACCACAAGGTTAGTAGTAAGATTAACGAACAAATACATAATAGCACAAATTGCTAAGTTTAATCCAAAAGGAGATGTTATTGTAGTAGCAGCACATTCTATGGAGCTTGCTAAGAAATTTGGCTGGAAAGGAGATCTGAACAACACACCTGCTGCCTATTTAACTGGATACTTATTAGGTGTTAGGGCCTTAAAGGCTGGTATAAAAGAAGCTGTGGCTGACATTGGACTTTTCGTGCCTGTAAAAGGTAGTAGGATATTTACAGCTATTAAAGGGGCTATTGACGCTGGTCTCAGCATCCCAGTAGGAGATCTGGGTATAAAAGAGGATAGAATAAAAGGAGTTCATATAGCATCTTATGCCCAGAAATTAGAAGCTGAAAATCCTGAATTATTCAAGAGATTATTTTCTAAGTATTTAGAAAGGGGATTGCATCCTAAAGATCTTCCTTCACACTTTGAAGAAATATTAAATAAAATTAAATCTGGTGGAGCATAA
- the secY gene encoding preprotein translocase subunit SecY translates to MGFVDFLATLGEYLPAVTKPKDRPSLATKLLWSFIAVIVYLVMASIPLYGVTSANSFLSNFLAEEIIFASTQGTLAQLGIGPIITSGLIMQILVGSKLIQMDLAKEEDQARFTEAEKGLAFVFILVESALFGYVFTRTAGNIELSAIVTIQLIVATYIILLLDEMIQKGWGLGSGISLFILAGVTKIMFWDMFGIAAVSNQNLPVGFFPVLISDIVSGKNILSLIVNTSTTTPFQPDLVGLISTIGLIILIIYLTNINIQIPVTTQRLRGIKTTIPLNFLYVSSIPVIFVSVLGADFQLFASLASYISSPASTVLTDIANAFFFPPANVPHSVFALVVDPIGAVIYAVVFIVLSIIFGILWIDVAGLDPATQAQQMVEAGMEIPGMRNSPKVIEGILARYIYPLGFYSSLIVGVIAVLATFLGVYGTGVGILLAVTIAIQYYNLLAYERTLEMYPLLKRIIGE, encoded by the coding sequence ATGGGTTTTGTTGATTTTCTTGCTACACTAGGAGAATATTTACCAGCTGTAACTAAACCTAAAGATAGACCTTCTTTGGCAACTAAACTCCTTTGGTCGTTTATAGCTGTTATTGTTTATCTAGTAATGGCGTCAATACCACTTTATGGAGTTACCTCAGCAAATTCGTTCTTAAGCAATTTTTTGGCTGAAGAAATTATTTTTGCCTCAACTCAAGGTACATTAGCTCAACTAGGAATAGGTCCTATCATTACTTCTGGTTTAATTATGCAAATATTAGTAGGTTCAAAACTAATTCAAATGGATTTAGCTAAAGAAGAAGATCAAGCTAGATTTACTGAAGCAGAAAAAGGATTAGCTTTCGTTTTCATTCTAGTAGAATCTGCCTTATTTGGTTACGTGTTTACAAGAACTGCTGGTAATATTGAACTATCAGCTATTGTAACAATACAATTAATTGTTGCTACATATATAATTTTACTTCTAGATGAAATGATTCAAAAAGGATGGGGATTAGGATCTGGAATAAGTCTGTTTATATTAGCTGGTGTAACTAAAATTATGTTTTGGGATATGTTTGGTATTGCAGCAGTTAGTAATCAAAACTTACCAGTAGGTTTCTTCCCCGTGTTAATATCTGACATAGTAAGTGGAAAGAACATACTATCATTAATAGTAAATACGAGCACAACTACACCATTTCAACCAGATCTAGTAGGACTTATTTCTACCATTGGACTAATTATATTAATAATATATCTAACTAACATAAATATACAAATCCCAGTAACTACACAGCGATTAAGAGGGATAAAGACTACAATTCCATTAAACTTCTTATATGTTAGTAGCATCCCAGTAATATTTGTAAGTGTTTTAGGTGCTGATTTCCAATTATTTGCATCGTTAGCTTCCTATATATCATCTCCTGCCTCTACAGTCTTAACAGATATTGCAAATGCGTTTTTCTTCCCTCCAGCTAATGTCCCACATAGTGTGTTTGCTTTAGTAGTTGACCCAATAGGAGCAGTAATCTATGCAGTCGTATTTATTGTATTATCCATTATATTCGGTATTCTGTGGATTGATGTCGCTGGTCTTGATCCAGCAACACAAGCGCAACAAATGGTTGAAGCTGGGATGGAAATACCGGGAATGAGAAATAGTCCTAAAGTAATAGAAGGAATTCTGGCTAGGTATATATATCCGTTAGGTTTCTATAGTTCTCTTATAGTAGGAGTAATTGCTGTGTTAGCAACTTTTCTAGGAGTATATGGAACTGGTGTAGGAATTTTGCTAGCAGTAACTATAGCTATTCAGTACTATAATTTATTAGCTTATGAGAGAACGTTAGAAATGTACCCACTATTAAAGAGAATAATCGGTGAGTAA